The region GTACAGAAGAGGGCCCGCCGATGCGGGCCCTCTTCCGCGTCCGGTTGCCCCGCACCGTCACCGGCCCCGAAGCGGCTCCGGTGGCGGTCCAGGCCGACTGGCCCGCACCACCCGATACGCCCTTCCCAGTCCCTGACTTCAAGGAGCGCCGACCGTGGAACCGACCCGCGCGTACTCTCGGCGTGCACCAAGCCTTGGTGCCGGACGCCGTGGCCGCCGGTCCTGATGAGGTCGCCTGGCATGGCTGGCTGACCGAGCCGGAGCTGCGGTCGGCCCTGCTGGAGGGGGGGCTTCACCCTCGACAGCCACGAAGCCTTCAGCCGGTATCTCGCGTTCCGGACCGCGCGGTCCTGACCTTGCCCGCTTCTCGGGCTGGGGTGCCTGCTTGCAGCCAAAGCACGGAGCACTTGAACAGCGATGCGGGCTCAGCGCTTCAAGACGCCAGGTCGGGGTGGGAGATTAACGACAACCGTCGTGCTAGATGGCACCCGTTGGACCACACCACCAGGAGGAACCAGTGTCATACCCGCAACCACTCACCCCCGAGGAGAAACTCGCCGACGCGAAGAAGCAGCTGAGCCTCCCGCGTATCGTCGTGATCTGCGGCTCCACCCGTTTCATGACCGAGATGACCGAGGCCGATCTGCGGGAGACCAAAGCCGGAAAGATTGTCGTCAGACCGGGTTGCGACATGAAGTCGCCGCACGAACTTTGGTCCGATCCTGTCGAGGCCGAGGCGCTGAAGGTTTCGACTCGACGATCTGCACCGAGCGAAGATCCGGCTCGCTGATGAGGGGCTCGTTGTGAATGTGCGCCCGAGTTCCCCCGCACGCGGTGCCCGTGGGCACCTCCCCAGTGGCCCTGCGCTGTGCATCGATGGGTCCCTGTCACCTCTACGGGTGAAGAGTGAGGGAACCTCGGAATTTGTGAGCCTTCTTCTAGCAGCCTGAGATTCCTTACGGTTTCGGGAAGTTGAGGGGGCGGGATGTCGCTCGCAGTCGTTGCACCGATCCGATCTCGACCGCTGCTGCAGTCACCGCAGGACGTCGCGGACTTCGAGCAGGACCTGCTGTCGGAGTTCGTGCTCGCACGGGCGGCGGCCGGACTCGCCGACGAGACGATCTCCGGCGACGTGGATGCCCTGATGGAGGTCCGAGGATGGTTCGGCGGCCCGCTTTGGGAGCTGGTTCCCACCGACCTCGACCGGTTCTTCGGCGAGGACCAGCGCCGACTGGCCACGCTGACGAAGGTCCGCAAGGCGCAGGCGCTGGCCACGTACTTCGAGTTCCTGGAGGTGCGGCACCAGGCCGACATTCACGCTGCCACCGGAGTACTGGTGCAGTGCCCGGTGGACGAGATCAACGGTCCCCGTGGCAATACCAACATGCGGGTGCGGATCCCGCCGCCGGCCGCGGACGTCGACCGACTCTTCGCTGGCTGGCGCGACGACCTGCACGCGGCTCGGAAGTACGCGCCGACCGTCCGCAACTACACCGCATGTCGCCTGGCCAGCCTCATCGGCCCGCGGGTCTCGGAACTGTGTCTGCTCGAAGTTCACGACATCCGCTGGGACTTGGGCACATTCGGCAAGGTACTGCTGCGCGGTAAGGGCAGCCGCGGCCAGAAGAAGGAGCGCCTGGTCCCGCTCATCAACGGCTCCCGCGAGCTCCTCGAATGGTGGCTCCAGGGACCGCGGTGGGAGTTCGACGACCAGCTCGATGAGCCAGGCGCACCACTGTTTCCGTCCGAGCGCCGCGACACCGGCGGGCGCTGCAAGCGCGTGAGCACCAGCGCGATCCGGGGCGGCATGGCGGAGGCAGTGCAGCATCACCTCCCCCGCTGGGCCGGCCGTGCCACCCCCACGCGTTGCGGCACTTCGCCGCGTCGGATCTGTACGCACAGGGGATGAACGTCGTCGCCGTCCAGGAGCTGCTCGGCCATCGTTGGATCAACACCACGATGATCTACGTCCACGTCAACAAGACCCACATCGAGGATGCCTGGATTTCCGCCGGACAGCGGGTGGCGTCCCGGTTCACCGGTTAGCCCTGGACAGGAGCCCTTATGAAGTGGAACCTGCGGCTGGCCGCCGCGCAACGCGACATCTGGAAGTCATCGCAGCTGCAGGCGATGCTCGCCGACGCCGGCCTGGTGATCAGCGCCGGGAAGATGTCCAACCTGTGGTCCGGGCAGCCGGTCACGATCCGCCTGGACGACCTCGACATCATCTGCGAGGTCCTTGGCTGCGAACCCAACGACCTCATGGTCCGAGAACCGGAGAAGGCCCGCGCTCAGCGACCTGCGAGCACTCCCGCCCGTGCTGCGGTCGCGGGCGAGCGCCCTAGGCTCGGACGCAGGGTCGGCCGGACGGAACCACCGCTGTGAGCCACCTGCGTCCCCGATCGTGCAAGCAGTGCGGCGAGAAGATCGCGGAGTACGGCCGGGCCCGCTGCTTCAGCTGCCTGCATCCCAGCCTTCCGCCTCCGAACTGCAAGGTCTGCGGCAGCGACGCCCACTACGCCGGCGGCTTCTGCCGCCGATGCCATCCCCGCGTGCCGTATGCGGACAGCTGCAGCGACTGCCTTGCCTGGGGCATCTGGCGCCGCCACGGCCGCTGCGCGGCCTGCACCTCCCTACGCAACCGCGGCCACCAGACCGGCACCTGCGCGACTTGCCGCCGTACCGTGCCGCTCTTCAAACAGGGGGTGTGCCGACTGTGCCGCTGCCAAGCTCTCGCAGTTCCGCGCACATGGCAGCGCCCGGACTGGTCCACCGCGGCCAACGCCGGGCAGCAGCTGTTCCTCGCCGATCTGGTCCGGCGGGTGCACCTTGCCGCCGCCGCTCGACCGCGAGGATACGGAGCCCCCGCGGCGCACCAGCAGCCCGACATCGCCTTCTGGGCGACACCCCGGTGGCGCCAGGAGCCGCTGTTCATCGCAGCTCGGGACATGTCGCGCGTCACCGTGCCCGACGTCACGCCGATCGATTCCGCCTTCACCGCCTACGTCGCCACACAGGCCGATGCCAGCGCCGAGACCCAAGGCTGGTCACCAGCCTTGCGCGAGCGCGTGCAGAACAGCCTGTACCTACTGACCGCCGTCCACGGTCCGCACGAGACAATCAAGGCCAGCACCGTTGCCACGCTACCGCGTCAGCAAAACCGACGTGCCGTCATCCGGGTCACCGAAGTCCTTGCCCACCTCGCTCTCCTCGAAGACGACCGCATCGACCCCCTCGACGCGTGGATCCACCGCCGACTGGCCAGCGTGCACCCGGAGATCCGCGAAGAAGCCCTCGTGTGGATCCGCATCGTCCGTCACGGCGGACCTCGCCGCCGTCCCCGCTCGACTACCACGGTCCGAAACCAGGCCAACTCCGCGATCCCGTTCCTTCTTGCCTGCTCGCAGCGCTACCGCACCCTTCGCCAGGTCAGCCGTGCCGACGTCACCGAGTGGCTCGCCCAATGCGCGGCACCGCGCACCGAAGCCGTCGCGCTGCGCGACATATTCAAGTCCCTCAAGAGCGAACGGCTGTTGTTCGCCAACCCCGCACGAGGCGTGAGCCTGGGATCCCGG is a window of Streptomyces agglomeratus DNA encoding:
- a CDS encoding site-specific integrase; translated protein: MSLAVVAPIRSRPLLQSPQDVADFEQDLLSEFVLARAAAGLADETISGDVDALMEVRGWFGGPLWELVPTDLDRFFGEDQRRLATLTKVRKAQALATYFEFLEVRHQADIHAATGVLVQCPVDEINGPRGNTNMRVRIPPPAADVDRLFAGWRDDLHAARKYAPTVRNYTACRLASLIGPRVSELCLLEVHDIRWDLGTFGKVLLRGKGSRGQKKERLVPLINGSRELLEWWLQGPRWEFDDQLDEPGAPLFPSERRDTGGRCKRVSTSAIRGGMAEAVQHHLPRWAGRATPTRCGTSPRRICTHRG
- a CDS encoding helix-turn-helix domain-containing protein → MKWNLRLAAAQRDIWKSSQLQAMLADAGLVISAGKMSNLWSGQPVTIRLDDLDIICEVLGCEPNDLMVREPEKARAQRPASTPARAAVAGERPRLGRRVGRTEPPL